Proteins encoded within one genomic window of Gasterosteus aculeatus chromosome 18, fGasAcu3.hap1.1, whole genome shotgun sequence:
- the rev3l gene encoding DNA polymerase zeta catalytic subunit isoform X3: MAGQTILFQHEHKSLQSGQKTCLHLHGVFPYIYVPYDGHSQQPERYLRQVAFSIDRALNAAMGNPSSSAQHVFKVVLVSGMPFYGYHAKEKHFMKIYLYNPQMVKRVCELLQSGAVMNKSYQPHEGHIPYLLQLFIDYNLYGMNLVNLGAVKFRRGPSKGDAAAVPDRLTPSGVPSISPWKSPCTSKVNDSTLGDTFVRWEENAIPCSLVLDEVKQSTCELEVDAVAADVLNRLEIENQIGRNPGLQAIWEDEKQRRREKDQVSQIETPKSQDREFVASTESEKIFMKRFKEILKENEFDVTQGLSVSNRQDQEDLLSEMTLHPDPLTPEGWPFTPANAVEAHRSPQPVPDSVRTSKKVREEAVVDEEAILSLLENSQTFLPPSQTSNHSPLLDSSQDQAFIDLLAGLENDGFRRTPVRQNSQSLPGARSHHCNSDEEEEEPELDKVEAELSVIMSQRWDNEAPENSPSPRPGAKEPDNNGFSDERQESSDEDMEWSGGSNSLFANLSIPQLDGAADESSDSSLTDSGSRTQSSVIVSEKRLGKRNPFSGETVHLEPPSSAKIFLEHRPVHGLDTEQPLDKHFQSKSSQDSSSECATGFKFDNEIPYIPPVKPPIPCKLSSHPEVSPTCIEKMNIHPLYTTCTYDKKKSIALDKTDLKTFPFGNRKITKNGKKYGSIKNVETNCLSILQNHRTFSLCYSELRNCSAKAELDLSQKDTKSPLLRNISSAPSPIVDDGFLNPQEEEMGQDSEEGDVGELKIRYEDYQENKTERTIVAQQEAHYKFFPSVILSNCLSRKKAVIKKPADPCSKIEQALPRRSRLKVYKKGLGMAGQRNKISIFESCTSDSQDSAALTSTMPACQDTVDAEMPVLENKLIIEPIEDVPITEQEPITKNQPQSEDSSVSEQLEQTEPPSEPPITTVFSFSSEAKDSTEETLRSLQDLSAKVTCTKSLALPGSKYTLRAKRKMIHDGEDGEYSGATRSKNPASIKERFKDTNVPSGQEAKYQKRCKKEPPIIIKYIIINRFKGQKNMLVKMSKVNAEEQLVMLTSDKLDQYNRLAPLKDFWPKVQESSAVKFPIVETKAKKHPKRKAKVTSTNKKTFCNSSKPHVRQGQRVKRTKGSQKGPILQSLTPPGPSYGELADDHDREYSDVMVELGYLSDSSTSPTNSTPPRCWSPSEPLTDTSSSEQLINPLSDPCPSSDFHKTLCSTKGAQRKCQTAKPKISPHTQRNTSKSIAKPQAEEEPKKDKSRPRSGGAPKQRKKAKDTAESTLKNSTNTTRPRKSCKKKTEEHKIHDSSQDTSQLLFLEDEPPPSTSSSQDGPPFQQPMSTGGKSQSSSQPVSNSDSNSVAQSPEPKVEDCETSIMEVNQSLSVQLKQQGCQTTVVKLEASQEKCTAPLPPLATRPLLEDSKDPKASPHSGPKNGQIPTLSETPSGLAVLKQLLQKRQQGQALPLQVVGTNSPSTAIAQATALLDPTSKPVTFKRTPSASPRKPRVPKSTTPKVKKPRIRKGKARSSQPNLSVKQEGNMSDDYPIFLSDPGLDSCNYVEDSLSPQLPHNYNFDINAIDQTEFSSPYSGSQFVLTDKNLPLKFLSDVSLEAVSAQSLGFEKKLDRLFDSGEELQRGFDWRKARSVSPDLFDRPEYGESLSNHFTFLDSEKTKSKEWDFSLGKAHTLSHFQDFHCERKELLFSVFDSVLPLPLSSASFVDHDGSPTGELLECNDGLTSTTPSSSPRSISSLSQVRAGQLLRGAGGGTHVLKPLMSPPSREEILVTLLDLEMSEATFQEPFCSNPSDAPGKPMEVGGRKLAVHTRLTKELAEFSGDLSLEGLYFWKTAFSAMTHPAITFTSSPQARGARTSEGSIDHAKLDPSSASDKKVILMPCKNSPSRERVQLWLEARKQYESLQKGLLKKGVVGLDVVGMAERTEQPGASSCPAVMVEMCERLSSIRTQRRKKSNLSLIMTPMTNTGSQCKSTSVSPVSDDGGVNIEQEGKESDDRENKTPSPESPELPSWQQSCQPSSSGLDRLCEKHPELMSPGLSNSSERRGESPSPSSIHRSNREEGRTSPHFFHSTPFLRRRRRSQEHLEPVCSTPVSEEDPVSQRLQQRRRSQADPLRRVLLTTQMKNHFAALNVPKKDNSEIEGPSIANSYGFKISMQNLQDAKALHEVQHLTLIGMELHARTRRDLEPDPEFDPICALFYCLSSDAPLPDVHSTQLTGAIVVDKDHQSRDQAGHRGTAPLLVRSGVSGLQVTYATDEKVLFQELIAVMRRFDPDILVGYEVQMHSWGYLLQRAAALGVDLCQQLSRVPGDSKDNRFSAERDEYGADTMSEINIIGRITLNLWRTMKTEATLNNYTFENVAFHVLHQRFPLYSPRTLSDWFDHNTDLYRWKMVDHYVSRVCGSMQLLQQRDIIGRTSELARLFGIQFYHVLTRGSQYRVESMMLRLAKPLNYIPLTPSIQQRAQQRAPQCIPLVMEPESRFYSNSVIVLDFQSLYPSIVIAYNYCYSTCLGHVESLGTHDEFKFGCASLRVPPELLYQLRNDITVSPNGIVFVKSSVRKGVLPNMLEEILSTRIMVKQSMKAYKQDRTLTKLLHARQLGLKLIANVTFGYTAANYSGRMPSVEVGDSIVHKARETLERAIKLVNDTKKWGARVVYGDTDSMFVLLKGATKEQAFKIGNEIAEAVTATNPKPIKLKFEKVYLPCVLQTKKRYVGYMYESLDQKEPVFDAKGIETVRRDGCPAVSKILERSIKLLFETRDISQVKQFVQHQCMKVLDGRASMQDLTFAKEYRGSSSYRPGACVPALELTRRMMAYDRRLEPRVSERVPYVIVYGIPGVPLIQLVRRPMEVLHDPALRLNATYYITKQILPPLARMFQLIGVDIFAWYQELPRSQKASCSLSVGGEEVGRKGTISQYFTTLHCPACDELTQLGVCSRCRAAPQRVAVTLHQDMRLWESQQDQLLKICRNCSGCAERQVPCVSLECPVLYKLSRVNRQLSKAPYLRQLLEQF; this comes from the exons GAGATGCAGCGGCCGTCCCAGACAGGCTGACTCCCAGCGGTGTTCCCAGCATCAGCCCCTGGAAGAGCCCCTGCACCTCCAAGGTCAACGACAGCACCCTGGGGGACACGTTTGTCCGCTGGGAGGAGAACGCCATACCCTG CTCTCTAGTCCTGGATGAGGTGAAGCAGAGCACCTGTGAGCTGGAGGTCGATGCAGTGGCCGCAGACGTCCTCAACCGCCTGGAAATCGAAA ATCAAATCGGCAGGAACCCGGGGCTGCAGGCCATCTGGGAGGACGAGAAGCAGAGGAGGCGGGAGAAGGACCAGGTCTCCCAGATAGAAACCCCCAAGTCCCAAG ACCGTGAGTTCGTCGCTTCGACTGAGAGCGAGAAGATTTTCATGAAGAGATTCAAGGAGATCCTGAAGGAGAACGAGTTTGACGT CACACAAGGTTTGTCTGTTAGCAACAGGCAGGACCAAGAGGATCTCCTCAGTGAAATGACCCTCCATCCCGACCCACTGACGCCCGAGGGATGGCCGTTTACCCCCGCTAATGCTGTGGAGGCGCACAGGTCACCGCAGCCTG TCCCAGACTCTGTGAGGACCAGTAAGAAAGTCCGAGAGGAGGCTGTTGTGGATGAGGAGGCCATCTTGAGTCTCCTGGAGAACAGTCAGACCTTCCTCCCGCCTTCCCAGACCTCCAACCACTCGCCCCTGTTAG ACAGCAGCCAGGACCAAGCCTTCATCGATCTGCTGGCAGGGCTGGAGAACGATGGCTTCCGCAGGACTCCCGTTAGGCAGAATTCCCAGTCACTTCCTGGTGCCAGGAGCCACCACTGCAacagcgacgaggaggaggaggagccggagctGGACAAGGTAGAGGCCGAGCTCAGCGTGATAATGTCACAGCGGTGGGACAACGAGGCTCCCGAGAACTCACCCTCACCAAG GCCAGGTGCAAAAGAGCCAGACAACAATGGCTTCAGCGACGAGCGGCAGGAGTCCTCCGACGAAGACATGGAGTGGAGCGGCGGGAGTAACTCTCTGTTTGCCAATCTGTCCATCCCCCAGCTCGACGGGGCGGCGGACGAGAGCAGCG ATTCATCCCTAACCGACAGTGGCTCCAGGACCCAATCTTCTGTCATAGTCTCAGAAAAGAGGCTCGGAAAGAGGAATCCCTTCTCCGGGGAGACTGTTCACCTGGAGCCGCCGTCTTCAGCGAAGATCTTTCTTGAGCACAGACCAGTTCATGGGCTGGACACGGAGCAACCACTTGACAAGCACTTTCAGTCAAAGAGCAGCCAGGACAGCAGCAGTGAATGTGCAACGGGGTTCAAATTCGATAACGAAATCCCCTATATCCCGCCGGTCAAACCCCCCATCCCCTGCAAGTTATCCAGTCACCCTGAGGTGTCTCCCACCTgcatagagaaaatgaacatacaCCCCCTGTATACAACCTGTACATATGACAAGAAAAAGTCCATAGCTTTGGATAAGACCGACCTCAAGACGTTCCCATTTGGTAACAGAAAGATCACCAAAAACGGGAAGAAGTATGGCAGCATAAAGAATGTAGAAACTAACTGTCTGTCCATTCTTCAGAACCATAGGACCTTCTCCCTCTGTTACTCAGAGCTGAGAAACTGCTCTGCTAAGGCAGAGCTGGACCTTAGCCAGAAGGACACTAAAAGCCCTCTCCTGAGGAACATCTCCTCAGCTCCTTCACCCATTGTGGATGATGGATTTCTTAATCCTCAGGAGGAAGAAATGGGCCAGGACAGTGAAGAGGGAGACGTTGGTGAACTCAAAATCAGGTACGAGGACTATCAGGAAAATAAGACTGAGAGGACGATTGTGGCCCAGCAGGAAGCACACTACAAGTTCTTCCCAAGTGTAATCCTCTCCAACTGCCTCAGTAGGAAGAAAGCTGTTATCAAAAAGCCGGCAGATCCTTGCAGCAAGATTGAGCAGGCCCTGCCTCGCAGGTCAAGGCTAAAAGTGTATAAAAAAGGGTTGGGAATGGCAGGccaaaggaataaaataagCATTTTTGAAAGCTGTACTTCCGACAGCCAGGATAGCGCTGCCCTCACCTCAACCATGCCTGCTTGTCAAGAtactgtagatgcagagatgccaGTTTTGGAGAATAAGTTGATAATAGAGCCAATTGAAGATGTGCCAATCACGGAACAGGAGCCAATCACAAAGAACCAGCCACAAAGTGAGGACAGCTCTGTAAGTGAACAGCTAGAACAGACAGAACCACCTTCAGAGCCCCCCATCACAAccgttttctctttttcctcagaAGCTAAAGACTCGACAGAGGAAACTTTAAGGTCATTACAGGATTTATCAGCTAAGGTCACCTGTACTAAATCTTTGGCGCTGCCTGGTAGTAAATATACCCTGAGGGCCAAACGGAAGATGATCCATGATGGCGAGGATGGAGAATACTCAGGTGCCACTCGTTCTAAAAATCCAGCCTCCATCAAAGAACGGTTTAAGGACACCAATGTTCCCAGTGGGCAGGAAGCAAAATACCAGAAACGGTGCAAGAAGGAGCCCCCAATCATTATCAAGTACATTATCATCAACAGGTTTAAAGGACAGAAAAACATGCTGGTGAAGATGTCCAAAGTGAATGCAGAGGAGCAGTTGGTGATGCTGACGTCAGACAAGCTAGACCAGTACAATAGACTTGCCCCTCTTAAGGATTTCTGGCCCAAGGTACAAGAATCCTCTGCTGTCAAGTTCCCCATTGTTGAGacaaaggcaaaaaaacacccaaaaagaaaagcaaaggtcacctccacaaataaaaaaacgttcTGCAACTCCTCCAAACCACATGTCAGACAGGGTCAAAGGGTCAAAAGGACTAAAGGCTCTCAGAAAGGTCCAATTCTACAATCTCTTACACCCCCTGGGCCATCTTACGGCGAGCTAGCAGACGACCACGACCGTGAGTATTCTGATGTCATGGTAGAATTGGGCTACCTTTCAGATAGCTCCACAAGTCCTACAAACTCAACGCCCCCTCGTTGTTGGTCCCCAAGTGAGCCTCTCACAGACACTAGCAGTTCAGAACAGCTAATAAACCCACTCAGTGACCCATGTCCTAGTTCTGATTTTCACAAGACATTGTGTTCAACCAAAGGAgcacaaagaaaatgtcaaactgcCAAACCGAAAatatccccacacacacaaaggaataCAAGCAAGTCTATCGCTAAGCCTCAGGCGGAAGAGGAACCCAAAAAAGATAAATCACGACCAAGGAGTGGTGGTGCTCCGAAGCAAAGGAAGAAAGCTAAAGACACAGCAGAAAGTACCTTAAAGAATTCTACAAACACCACGAGACCGCGGAAGTCTTGCAAAAAGAAGACAGAGGAACACAAAATCCATGATTCAAGTCAAGACACCTCCCAGCTTCTATTCCTTGAGGATGAGCCACCTCCTTCCACGAGTTCCTCTCAAGACGGCCCCCCATTTCAGCAGCCAATGAGCACCGGTGGCAAAAGCCAGAGTAGTTCCCAGCCAGTATCTAATTCAGACTCAAACTCAGTAGCCCAGTCTCCAGAACCAAAGGTCGAGGACTGTGAGACTTCCATCATGGAAGTCAACCAAAGCTTATCAGTTCAGCTGAAGCAGCAGGGTTGCCAGACCACTGTGGTAAAGTTAGAGGCTTCACAGGAGAAGTGCACTGCCCCTCTACCTCCTCTAGCTACTAGACCACTACTTGAAGATAGTAAAGACCCCAAAGCCTCCCCACACTCAGGCCCGAAGAACGGGCAGATCCCAACTCTCTCCGAGACTCCATCTGGCTTGGCTGTCCTCAAGCAGCTTCTCCAAAAGAGGCAGCAGGGACAGGCTCTTCCTCTACAGGTGGTTGGTACAAACAGCCCCTCAACTGCCATAGCTCAGGCCACAGCACTGCTAGATCCCACATCTAAACCAGTCACATTCAAAAGAACTCCCTCCGCCTCTCCACGGAAACCCAGGGTCCCAAAATCTACCACTCCAAAGGTTAAAAAGCCCAGAATCAGGAAAGGCAAGGCAAGGAGCTCTCAGCCAAACCTATCCGTGAAGCAGGAGGGCAACATGTCTGATGACTACCCCATCTTCCTGTCAGACCCTGGCCTGGACAGCTGCAACTACGTGGAAGATAGCTTGTCACCACAGCTCCCACACAACTATAACTTTGACATAAATGCCATTGATCAAACAGAGTTCTCTAGCCCGTACAGCGGCAGTCAGTTTGTGCTAACTGATAAGAATTTACCACTTAAGTTCTTGAGTGATGTCAGTCTGGAAGCTGTATCTGCTCAGTCTCTGGGCTTTGAGAAGAAACTTGATAGGCTCTTTGATTCTGGGGAGGAGCTCCAAAGAGGCTTTGATTGGCGCAAAGCAAGGTCCGTCAGCCCCGACCTCTTTGATAGACCAGAGTATGGGGAGTCGCTTTCAAATCATTTCACTTTCCTCGACTCAGAGAAAACCAAGAGCAAAGAGTGGGACTTCTCTTTAGGGAAAGCCCACACCCTCAGCCATTTTCAAGATTTCCATTGTGAGAGAAAAGAGTTGCTCTTTTCCGTCTTCGACTCTGTCCTGCCGCTACCCTTAAGCTCTGCGTCATTCGTCGACCACGATGGCTCCCCAACAGGGGAGCTTCTGGAGTGTAATGATGGGCTAACGTCGACCACACCCAGTAGCTCTCCCCGCTCCATCAGCTCACTCTCTCAGGTGAGGGCTGGCCAGCTGCTGCGTGGGGCAGGAGGTGGAACCCATGTCCTGAAGCCACTCATGTCACCGCCAAGTCGGGAGGAGATTCTTGTCACTTTGCTGGATCTGGAAATGTCGGAGGCCACGTTCCAGGAGCCTTTCTGCAGCAACCCCTCTGATGCGCCAGGGAAACCAAT GGAAGTTGGCGGCCGTAAGTTAGCGGTGCATACCAGGCTGACTAAGGAGCTAGCAGAGTTCAGTGGAGATCTGTCTTTGGAGGGCCTCTATTTCTGGAAGACTGCGTTCTCAGCCATGACTCACCCTGCCATCACTTTTACCTCATCTCCCCAAGCCCGGGGAGCTCGGACCTCAGAGGGGAGTATAGACCATGCCAAGCTTGACCCATCCTCAGCCAGTGACAAGAAGGTCATCCTCATGCCCTGCAAAAACTCACCTAGCAGGGAGCGTGTGCAGCTGTGGCTGGAAGCCAGGAAGCAGTACGAGAGTTTACAAAAAGGATTGCTGAAGAAGGGGGTGGTTGGGCTAGATGTGGTGGGGATGGCAGAAAGAACTGAGCAGCCAGGTGCGTCCAGCTGTCCAGCAGTGATGGTTGAGATGTGTGAGAGACTCTCCAGTATCAGGacacagaggagaaagaaaagcaacctGTCCTTAATCATGACTCCCATGACAAACACAGGCTCTCAGTGTAAATCCACCTCAGTGAGTCCAGTTTCTGATGATGGCGGTGTGAATATTGAGCAGGAGGGCAAAGAGAGCGATGATCGTGAGAATAAAACCCCCTCTCCGGAGTCCCCAGAGCTGCCTTCCTGGCAGCAGTCCTGTCAGCCCAGTTCCTCAGGGCTGGACCGCCTCTGCGAAAAACATCCAGAACTAATGTCACCCGGGCTCTCCAACTCctcagagagaagaggggagagcCCCAgtccttcatccatccatcggAGTAACAGGGAAGAGGGAAGGACAAGCCCCCACTTCTTCCACAGCACCCCCTTTTTAAGGCGAAGGCGGAGAAGCCAGGAGCACTTGGAGCCAGTGTGCAGCACGCCCGTATCTGAGG aggATCCCGTTTCTCAGAGACTTCAGCAAAGGAGGAGAAGCCAAGCGGACCCACTCAGACGAGTGTTGCTGACCACACAGATGAAG AACCACTTTGCTGCTTTGAATGTGCCAAAGAAAGATAACTCTGAGATTGAAGGCCCCAGCATAGCCAACTCTTACGGTTTCAAAATCAGCATGCAAAATCTGCAGGATGCCAAAGCTCTGCATGAG GTCCAGCACCTAACACTGATAGGCATGGAGCTCCATGCTAGAACCCGCCGGGACCTTGAGCCTGACCCAGAGTTCGACCCCATATGTGCCTTATTCTACTGCCTCAGTTCTGATGCTCCCCTGCCAGATGTTCACAGCACCCAGCTGACGGGCGCCATTGTGGTGGACAAAGACCATCAAAGCAGAGACCAAG CAGGTCATAGAGGAACGGCGCCCCTGCTGGTCAGGTCAGGCGTCTCCGGGCTGCAGGTGACGTACGCCACCGATGAGAAGGTGCTGTTTCAGGAGCTGATCGCCGTCATGAGGAG GTTTGACCCGGATATCCTGGTTGGGTACGAGGTGCAGATGCACTCCTGGGGCTACCTCCTGCAGCGGGCTGCAGCGCTCGGAGTGGACCTGTGTCAGCAGCTGTCCCGTGTGCCAG GTGACTCCAAAGACAACCGCTTCTCCGCAGAGAGAGACGAGTACGGAGCAGACACCATGAGTGAGATCAACATCATTGGGCGCATCACCCTCAACCTGTGGAGGACAATGAAGACTGAG GCAACATTGAACAACTACACTTTTGAGAATGTGGCCTTCCATGTGCTCCACCAGCGCTTCCCCCTCTACAGCCCCCGCACCCTGTCCGACTGGTTTGACCACAACACCGACCTCTACAG GTGGAAGATGGTGGACCACTACGTGAGCCGTGTGTGCGGCTCCATGCAGCTTCTTCAGCAGCGCGACATCATCGGCAGAACTAGCGAGCTGGCGCGATTGTTTGGGATTCAGTTCTATCACGTTCTGACCCGGGGATCACAG TACCGCGTTGAGTCAATGATGCTTCGCCTGGCCAAGCCGTTGAACTACATCCCCTTGACGCCTAGCATCCAGCAACGAGCCCAACAGAGGGCGCCGCAGTGCATTCCACTGGTGATGGAGCCCGAATCGCGCTTCTACAGTAACTCAGTGATCGTGTTGGACTTCCAGTCACTCTACCCATCCATCGTCATTGCGTACAACTACTGCTACTCCACCTGTCTGGGCCACGTGGAGAGCCTGGGAAC GCACGATGAGTTTAAGTTCGGCTGCGCCTCCCTGCGGGTTCCTCCTGAGCTCCTCTACCAGCTTCGCAATGACATCACCGTCTCACCCAACGGCATCGTTTTCGTTAAG TCGTCGGTGCGCAAAGGCGTCCTGCCAAACATGCTGGAGGAAATCCTGTCCACCAGAATCATGGTGAAGCAGTCGATGAAGGCGTACAAGCAGGACAGGACGCTGACCAAGCTGCTGCACGCCCGGCAGCTCGGACTCAAGCTCATCGCCAACGTCACCTTTGGCTACACTGCCGCCAACTACTCCGGCCGTATGCCCAGCGTAGAG GTTGGAGACAGCATTGTCCACAAAGCCAGAGAGACGCTGGAGAGAGCCATCAAGCTGGTGAACGACACTAAGAAGTGGGGGGCACGCGTTGTGTACGGGGACACCGACAG CATGTTTGTGTTGCTGAAGGGAGCCACCAAAGAGCAGGCCTTCAAAATCGGCAACGAGATCGCAGAGGCCGTGACCGCAACCAACCCGAAGCCGATCAAGCTCAAGTTTGAGAAG GTGTACCTGCCCTGCGTGTTGCAGACAAAGAAGCGCTATGTGGGCTACATGTACGAGAGCCTTGACCAAAAGGAGCCCGTGTTTGACGCCAAAGGGATCGAGACAGTGCGGCGCGACGGCTGCCCCGCTGTTTCCAAG ATTCTGGAGCGTTCCATCAAGCTGCTGTTTGAGACTCGTGACATCAGCCAAGTGAAGCAGTTCGTGCAGCATCAATGCATGAAGGTTCTGGACGGCCGGGCCAGCATGCAGGATCTGACCTTCGCCAAGGAGTACCGGGGCAGCAGCTCGTACCGGCCCGGAGCCTGCGTGCCGGCCCTGGAGctcaccag GCGCATGATGGCGTACGACCGTCGCCTGGAGCCCCGCGTGAGTGAGCGGGTGCCTTATGTGATCGTGTACGGGATTCCCGGTGTGCCGCTCATCCAGCTGGTGCGTCGGCCAATGGAGGTGCTGCACGACCCTGCCCTCCGCCTCAACGCCACCTACTACATCACCAAGCAGATCCTGCCACCGCTGGCCCGCATGTTCCAACTGATTGGGGTGGACATTTTTGCCTGGTACCAGGAGCTCCCCAGG AGTCAGAAGGCGTCCTGCTCCTTGAGCGTGGGTGGAGAGGAGGTCGGGAGGAAAGGAACCATCTCCCAGTACTTCACCACCCTCCACTGCCCTGCCTGTGACGAGCTCACCCAGCTGGGCGTGTGCTCGCGGTGCCGCGCCGCGCCCCAGAGAGTCGCAGTGACGCTCCACCAGGACATGAGACTGTGGGAGTCACAGCAGGACCAGCTGCTGAAG ATCTGCAGGAACTGTAGCGGCTGTGCAGAGCGCCAAGTGCCCTGTGTGTCTCTGGAATGTCCTGTCCTCTACAAGCTGTCCCGGGTCAACAGACAGCTCTCCAAGGCCCCCTACCTCAGACAGCTGCTGGAGCAGTTCTGA